The Cellulophaga sp. L1A9 genome window below encodes:
- the gcvT gene encoding glycine cleavage system aminomethyltransferase GcvT, whose protein sequence is MKNTALTEIHKELGAKLVPFAGYNMPVSYEGVTIEHETVRTGVGVFDVSHMGEFLISGPNALSLIQKVSSNDASKLTIGKAQYSCMPNETSGIVDDLIIYQIKDAQYLLVVNASNIEKDWNHISKYNQDINADMRNLSEDYSLLAIQGPKAVEAMQSLTDVDLATIKFYTFEVAPFAGIDNVIISATGYTGSGGFEIYCKNTEAAQIWNKVFEAGKAFGIKPIGLAARDTLRLEMGYCLYGNDINDTTSPIEAGLGWVTKFTKDFVNSENLAKEKAEGSTRKLIAFELDERGIPRHDYDIVNTNGEKIGIVTSGTMSPSLGKGIGLGYVPKTLSAVGEKIYIQIRKKAVPATIVKLPFYKN, encoded by the coding sequence ATGAAAAACACCGCATTAACAGAAATACACAAAGAATTAGGCGCAAAACTTGTTCCTTTTGCAGGATATAATATGCCTGTATCTTATGAAGGCGTAACTATTGAACATGAAACCGTAAGGACTGGTGTAGGTGTTTTTGATGTGTCTCATATGGGCGAGTTTTTAATTAGTGGACCAAATGCACTTTCCTTAATCCAAAAAGTAAGTTCTAATGACGCATCTAAGCTTACCATAGGTAAGGCTCAATATAGTTGCATGCCTAATGAAACAAGTGGTATTGTTGATGATTTAATCATTTACCAAATTAAAGATGCCCAATATTTATTGGTAGTAAATGCTTCTAATATTGAAAAAGATTGGAACCATATCTCTAAATACAATCAAGATATAAATGCAGATATGCGTAATCTTTCAGAAGATTATTCACTTTTAGCCATCCAAGGGCCAAAAGCTGTTGAAGCAATGCAGTCTCTTACCGATGTAGATTTAGCTACTATTAAATTTTACACTTTTGAGGTGGCACCGTTTGCAGGTATTGACAATGTTATAATTTCTGCTACAGGTTATACTGGTTCTGGAGGTTTTGAAATTTATTGTAAAAATACTGAAGCAGCACAAATTTGGAATAAGGTATTTGAAGCGGGTAAAGCTTTCGGAATTAAACCTATTGGATTAGCCGCGAGAGATACCTTACGTTTAGAAATGGGGTATTGTTTATATGGTAATGATATTAACGATACGACCTCTCCTATTGAAGCTGGTTTAGGTTGGGTAACTAAGTTCACAAAAGACTTTGTGAATAGTGAAAACTTAGCCAAAGAAAAAGCAGAAGGTTCTACAAGGAAACTTATTGCTTTTGAGTTAGATGAAAGAGGAATCCCCCGTCATGATTATGACATTGTAAATACAAATGGAGAAAAAATTGGTATTGTTACTTCTGGAACTATGTCGCCCTCTTTAGGTAAAGGAATAGGATTAGGGTATGTTCCTAAAACACTTAGTGCTGTAGGTGAAAAAATTTACATCCAAATTAGAAAAAAAGCTGTTCCTGCAACTATAGTTAAATTACCTTTTTATAAAAATTAA
- a CDS encoding sugar nucleotide-binding protein, producing the protein MDKKKILILGASGFIGNAIYKELCNYFNTYGTYFTARKGFDKNKQFYSYNLEEDDIHEILEAVQPDIIVSALRGNFPAQIIAHEHLVEYVMQNNCKLYFISSANVFDSYSKYPSYEYDKTLSESIYGRLKIKIENMLLRIPKEKMAILRVPMVFGNGSPRIKEMKASILNNEPVEVFPNLVLNVTHDLKLTQQIHYLISKDKSGIYHLGSNDLVHHDEFVQEILKRVGNFTPLFKSVYTTNEERYLAVLPKDNKLPKNYQTTYEEIINDHVIG; encoded by the coding sequence GTGGACAAAAAGAAAATTCTTATTCTTGGAGCCAGTGGCTTTATAGGTAATGCTATATATAAGGAGTTATGTAACTACTTTAATACGTATGGCACCTATTTTACCGCGCGCAAAGGGTTTGATAAAAACAAGCAATTTTACAGTTATAATTTAGAAGAAGATGATATTCATGAGATTTTAGAAGCAGTGCAACCAGATATCATCGTGTCTGCCCTACGCGGTAATTTCCCAGCCCAAATTATTGCGCACGAACACTTAGTAGAGTATGTTATGCAAAACAACTGTAAACTCTATTTCATTTCTTCTGCAAATGTCTTTGACTCCTATAGCAAGTACCCTTCTTATGAATACGACAAAACTTTATCTGAAAGTATCTATGGTCGCTTAAAGATTAAAATAGAAAATATGTTGCTACGTATTCCAAAAGAAAAAATGGCGATTTTGAGAGTACCTATGGTATTTGGGAATGGTTCCCCAAGAATAAAAGAGATGAAAGCAAGCATTTTGAACAACGAACCTGTAGAGGTTTTCCCTAATCTTGTTTTAAACGTTACCCATGATTTAAAGCTAACACAGCAAATACACTATTTAATCAGTAAGGATAAAAGTGGAATTTATCATTTGGGGAGTAATGATTTAGTACACCACGATGAGTTTGTACAAGAAATCTTAAAACGCGTCGGCAATTTTACGCCATTATTTAAAAGTGTATATACCACCAATGAAGAACGGTATCTGGCTGTTTTACCTAAGGATAATAAACTCCCGAAAAATTATCAAACAACCTACGAAGAAATCATAAATGATCATGTCATAGGCTAA
- a CDS encoding YebC/PmpR family DNA-binding transcriptional regulator produces MGRAFEFRKARKMKRWSAMSKAFTRIGKDIVMAVKEGGPDPDTNSRLRAIIQNAKAINMPKDNVERAIKRASDKSLGDFKEVLFEGYAPHGIAILVETATDNNTRTVANVRSYFNKCNGSMGTSGSVEFMFDHTCNFRIPADGIDPEELELEMIDFGAEEVFADEDGILIYAPFGSFGAIQKELETRELEILSSGFERIPQVTKELNEEEAADVEKLLEKLEEDDDVQNVYHTMQE; encoded by the coding sequence ATGGGAAGAGCTTTTGAGTTTAGAAAGGCACGTAAAATGAAAAGATGGTCCGCAATGTCTAAGGCGTTTACACGTATTGGAAAAGATATTGTAATGGCCGTAAAAGAAGGTGGTCCTGATCCCGATACCAATTCAAGATTAAGAGCTATAATACAGAATGCAAAGGCAATTAATATGCCTAAGGATAATGTGGAGCGTGCCATCAAAAGAGCTAGCGACAAAAGTTTAGGCGATTTTAAAGAAGTCCTTTTTGAAGGCTATGCACCTCACGGAATAGCAATTTTAGTAGAAACCGCTACCGATAACAACACTAGAACGGTTGCAAATGTTCGTAGCTATTTTAACAAATGCAATGGAAGCATGGGTACTTCTGGTTCCGTAGAGTTTATGTTTGACCATACCTGTAATTTTAGAATTCCTGCAGACGGCATTGATCCTGAAGAACTAGAATTAGAAATGATTGATTTTGGTGCGGAAGAGGTTTTTGCGGATGAAGATGGTATTTTAATCTATGCCCCCTTTGGAAGTTTTGGTGCAATTCAAAAAGAATTGGAAACTAGAGAACTAGAAATTTTATCTTCAGGTTTTGAAAGAATTCCTCAGGTTACCAAAGAACTCAATGAAGAAGAAGCTGCTGATGTTGAGAAGCTTTTAGAAAAATTAGAAGAAGATGATGATGTACAAAACGTATATCACACAATGCAAGAATAG
- a CDS encoding glutaminase, with product MIKYPEILQHIQQEIKKVSDRGQVARYIPELSKIDPKKFGMHIIDANRNEFSVGDSQEAFSIQSISKVLSLSQAIGLIGEDLWKRVDVEPSGDPFNHLSLLELENGIPRNPLINAGAIVVADVLVSKLKNPKEDFLTYIQDISGDKSIKFDPEVAKSEKETGFRNYAAANLLKSYGNLHNDVDTVLDFYFHQCSLSLNCNQLTKLFFVFMNRGKCLQNKTYLTTSQVKRINALMLTCGFYDEAGEFAFEVGLPGKSGVGGGIIALLPDNYCVATWSPGLNKKGNSKLGMLALEMLTTATKQSIF from the coding sequence ATGATCAAGTACCCAGAAATACTTCAACACATACAACAAGAAATTAAAAAAGTTTCTGATCGAGGGCAAGTAGCTCGTTATATTCCGGAGCTCTCAAAAATAGATCCTAAAAAATTTGGCATGCACATTATTGATGCAAACCGAAATGAATTTTCTGTGGGCGATTCTCAAGAAGCTTTTTCTATTCAAAGTATTTCTAAAGTATTGTCCCTTAGCCAAGCTATTGGGCTTATTGGAGAAGACCTTTGGAAGCGTGTTGATGTAGAACCCTCTGGCGATCCGTTCAATCATTTATCCTTATTAGAATTAGAAAATGGTATTCCAAGAAATCCATTGATTAATGCTGGAGCCATTGTTGTCGCAGATGTTTTAGTATCAAAATTAAAAAACCCGAAAGAAGACTTTTTAACATATATACAAGACATATCAGGAGATAAAAGTATTAAATTTGACCCTGAAGTTGCAAAATCTGAAAAGGAAACAGGATTTAGAAACTATGCAGCTGCCAATCTTTTAAAATCTTATGGAAATTTACACAACGATGTAGATACCGTACTTGATTTTTATTTTCACCAATGTTCTTTATCCTTAAACTGCAATCAGCTTACCAAGTTATTTTTCGTTTTTATGAATCGAGGAAAATGTTTGCAAAACAAAACCTATTTAACCACTAGCCAAGTAAAACGAATTAATGCATTAATGCTTACCTGTGGCTTCTATGATGAAGCCGGGGAATTTGCTTTTGAAGTAGGCTTACCTGGAAAAAGTGGTGTTGGTGGTGGCATTATTGCGCTATTGCCTGATAATTACTGCGTTGCAACTTGGTCTCCCGGTCTAAACAAAAAAGGAAATTCTAAATTAGGCATGCTAGCATTAGAAATGCTAACTACTGCTACAAAGCAGTCAATTTTTTAA
- a CDS encoding HAD family hydrolase, with amino-acid sequence MEVKYDEIKVIGFDADDTLWVNETYFREAEEKFASLLEGYETKNTIDQDLFKMEIKNLELYGYGIKGFVLSMVESALELSNNKVSHETLHKILDIGKEMISHPVELLPGVEEVLKQLSKKYRLIVLTKGDLLDQERKLERSNLSEYFHHVEVLSDKKESNYQHLLDHLEIDVHEFLMIGNSLKSDVLPLITLGAKAIHVPFHTTWQHEQVEDHETNGKEYQTISGLKDLLKLV; translated from the coding sequence ATGGAAGTAAAGTACGACGAAATAAAAGTTATTGGTTTTGATGCTGATGATACTTTGTGGGTAAATGAAACTTATTTTAGAGAAGCAGAAGAGAAGTTTGCAAGTCTTTTAGAAGGGTATGAAACAAAGAACACCATTGATCAGGACCTTTTTAAAATGGAAATTAAAAATCTTGAATTGTATGGTTACGGAATAAAAGGTTTTGTGCTTTCTATGGTAGAATCTGCACTTGAATTATCCAATAATAAAGTGTCGCATGAAACCTTGCATAAGATTTTAGATATAGGAAAAGAAATGATTTCGCACCCTGTAGAATTACTGCCTGGTGTAGAAGAAGTTTTGAAGCAATTATCCAAAAAATACCGATTAATTGTATTAACTAAAGGAGATTTGCTGGATCAAGAACGTAAATTAGAACGTTCTAATTTATCAGAATACTTTCATCATGTAGAAGTTTTAAGTGATAAAAAAGAGTCTAATTATCAGCATCTTTTAGATCATTTAGAGATTGATGTGCATGAATTTCTAATGATAGGCAATTCTTTAAAGTCAGATGTGTTGCCATTAATTACGCTTGGCGCGAAAGCAATACATGTGCCTTTTCATACTACGTGGCAACACGAACAAGTAGAAGATCACGAGACAAATGGAAAAGAATATCAAACGATAAGCGGACTTAAAGACTTATTGAAATTAGTATAG
- a CDS encoding DUF4126 domain-containing protein: MTTETILSIFLGIGLAASVGFRVFLPLFALSLASYFNLWELNDSWQWIGSLAAVIALGVATVVEIFAYFIPWVDNILDSVAVPLAAIAGTAVMVSTVANLDPVVTWSLAIIAGGGTATAIKGASATTRLASTSTTGGLANPIVSSVETSTAIVVTTASIFFPIVAGVLVVIILAVIFWIYRKIRPRRA, translated from the coding sequence ATGACAACCGAAACAATCTTAAGTATCTTTCTAGGTATAGGTCTCGCAGCTTCTGTAGGGTTTAGAGTCTTTCTTCCCTTATTTGCATTGAGTTTAGCCTCCTATTTTAACCTTTGGGAATTAAATGATAGTTGGCAGTGGATAGGCAGTTTAGCCGCAGTGATAGCGCTAGGAGTCGCCACTGTGGTAGAGATATTTGCTTACTTTATTCCTTGGGTAGATAATATTTTAGATAGTGTTGCGGTGCCATTAGCCGCAATTGCAGGTACTGCTGTTATGGTCTCTACCGTGGCCAATCTAGATCCTGTTGTTACTTGGTCATTAGCAATTATAGCTGGTGGGGGTACCGCTACAGCTATTAAAGGGGCTTCGGCAACCACAAGATTAGCATCTACATCAACGACAGGCGGACTCGCAAATCCAATCGTTTCTAGTGTTGAAACCAGTACCGCAATCGTCGTGACTACAGCATCAATTTTTTTTCCAATAGTTGCGGGTGTTTTAGTCGTGATTATCTTAGCTGTAATTTTCTGGATTTACAGGAAAATTCGACCAAGAAGAGCCTAA
- a CDS encoding iron-containing alcohol dehydrogenase family protein: MRYRNFPMVPRVIFGNGSFLQLGEILMPKRKNSEAPFIFLIDDIFEGQALIAEVPLLFNDQIIFISSEEEPKTEQVDVLVAKIKESFSEMPSGIIGIGGGTLLDLAKAVALMLTNEGGAKEYQGWDLIKKPAIYHVGIPTISGTGAEVSRTTVLMGPEKKLGINSDHTPFDQVLLDPKLTQGVSKEQWFYTGMDCYIHCIESLNGTYLNAFSQSYGEKALELCHEVYLTDISKEHSRDKLMMASWHGGMSIAYSQVGIAHAMSYGLSYLLGVKHGIGNCLVFQYLEEFYPEGVKVFKQMQEKHQIKMPTGICANLTEEQFDIMIHVSFGLVPLWENALGDNWKEIMTYDRLLQLFKKI, encoded by the coding sequence ATGAGATACAGGAATTTTCCGATGGTACCTAGAGTGATATTTGGCAATGGAAGTTTTCTTCAATTGGGAGAGATTTTAATGCCAAAACGTAAGAATTCTGAAGCGCCATTTATATTTCTTATAGATGATATTTTTGAGGGGCAAGCCTTGATAGCAGAAGTCCCCTTACTTTTTAACGATCAAATAATATTTATTTCATCAGAAGAAGAACCTAAAACAGAGCAGGTAGATGTTTTGGTCGCAAAAATAAAAGAAAGCTTTTCTGAAATGCCTTCCGGTATTATCGGTATTGGAGGTGGTACATTATTAGATTTAGCCAAAGCGGTGGCTTTAATGCTTACCAACGAGGGTGGTGCAAAAGAATACCAAGGTTGGGACCTAATAAAAAAGCCTGCTATTTATCACGTAGGAATACCAACCATTAGCGGTACTGGTGCAGAAGTGTCTAGAACCACCGTATTAATGGGGCCAGAAAAGAAATTAGGAATTAATTCTGATCATACGCCTTTTGATCAGGTACTTTTAGATCCTAAACTTACCCAAGGAGTGTCAAAAGAACAATGGTTCTATACTGGAATGGATTGTTATATTCACTGTATAGAGTCGTTAAATGGCACATATTTAAATGCGTTCAGTCAAAGTTATGGGGAGAAAGCTTTAGAATTGTGTCACGAAGTATATCTGACGGATATTTCTAAAGAACACTCTCGTGATAAATTAATGATGGCTTCTTGGCATGGCGGTATGAGTATTGCATATTCCCAGGTGGGTATTGCTCATGCGATGAGCTATGGCTTATCATACTTACTTGGTGTGAAGCACGGTATTGGAAACTGTTTGGTTTTTCAATATTTAGAAGAATTTTATCCTGAGGGTGTAAAGGTTTTTAAACAGATGCAAGAAAAGCACCAGATTAAAATGCCTACGGGTATTTGTGCAAATCTTACTGAAGAACAATTTGATATTATGATACATGTCTCATTCGGGTTGGTTCCGCTTTGGGAAAATGCATTAGGAGATAATTGGAAAGAAATTATGACGTACGATCGTCTATTACAACTTTTTAAAAAGATATAA
- a CDS encoding polysaccharide lyase family 7 protein, with the protein MKNTQKMMKSKTVLRLLTVPILALAFNCAENDLTENDNLLVSPNVTISSTSAQTIQAENFDGMSGINTESTSDSGGGSNVGWIDAGDYLEYDLTVPASGSYKFEFRVASKSNTSKFDFYQGNTKLSNVNKTATGGYQSWVTTSKTVDLSAGTSTLKLLATGGGWNINWIKITPVSVGQISVSDNLALGKTAEQSSNYSSNAGLPGLAVDGNTSGAWSQGSVTHTSNSSSPWWQVRLGDDYTIGDIVIWNRTDSCCSSRLNDFDVFVYNDAGTQVYKTTITSTPSPSVTISTGGVTGSRVRIKLKGTNALSLAEVQVFSGESDGGGTVDPPTGNASIPSDLMSNCNQWKITYPDGEEDKTLCGEDNNEYFYVNSAKNGLVFRAPIRSNNGTTPNSDYVRSELRERTEDGKSDIYWTTDGTHVVYVKQAITHLPIEKDHLVATQIHGDKEAGIDDAMVLRLEGSNLFLSFNGNKLRSDVTVKSNYSLGTVHEVIFEVKDGKHYCYYSEDGDLRSKYLNGTASSYLVKDGSNSVLMDIDYDQSYFKIGNYTQSNAEEEGSSTGNSNNYGEVVVYDFFVDHD; encoded by the coding sequence ATGAAAAACACACAAAAAATGATGAAATCAAAAACAGTTTTGAGACTTTTAACAGTGCCAATTTTAGCTTTGGCTTTTAATTGCGCAGAGAACGATCTTACAGAAAACGACAATTTATTAGTGTCGCCTAATGTGACTATTTCTTCAACGAGCGCACAGACCATTCAAGCAGAAAATTTTGATGGTATGAGCGGAATCAATACAGAATCTACTTCAGATAGTGGAGGAGGAAGTAATGTTGGTTGGATAGATGCAGGAGATTATCTAGAGTATGATCTTACCGTACCAGCATCAGGAAGTTATAAATTTGAATTTAGAGTGGCCTCTAAGTCTAATACTTCTAAATTTGATTTTTATCAAGGTAATACAAAATTATCTAATGTTAACAAAACGGCTACTGGTGGATACCAAAGTTGGGTAACCACTTCTAAAACAGTTGATTTATCTGCGGGAACTAGTACTTTAAAATTGCTTGCAACAGGTGGTGGATGGAACATTAACTGGATTAAAATTACTCCGGTAAGTGTAGGCCAGATTAGCGTAAGTGATAACCTTGCCTTAGGTAAAACGGCAGAACAATCTTCTAATTACTCTTCTAATGCAGGTCTTCCTGGTCTTGCTGTAGATGGGAATACTTCAGGAGCTTGGAGTCAAGGTAGTGTAACACATACATCAAATAGTTCTTCTCCTTGGTGGCAAGTTCGTTTAGGTGATGATTACACCATTGGTGATATTGTTATTTGGAACAGAACAGATAGCTGTTGTTCTTCACGATTAAATGATTTTGATGTTTTTGTATATAATGATGCAGGAACTCAGGTTTATAAAACAACAATAACTAGCACACCTAGTCCTTCAGTAACCATTAGTACAGGTGGGGTAACAGGATCTAGAGTTCGTATTAAATTAAAAGGAACAAATGCGTTATCATTAGCAGAAGTTCAGGTGTTTAGTGGAGAAAGTGATGGTGGAGGTACAGTAGACCCACCAACAGGTAATGCTTCTATCCCTTCAGATTTAATGAGCAACTGTAACCAATGGAAAATTACATATCCTGACGGAGAAGAAGATAAAACACTTTGTGGGGAAGATAATAACGAATATTTCTATGTGAATAGCGCAAAGAACGGTTTAGTGTTTAGAGCTCCAATTCGTAGTAATAATGGGACTACTCCTAATTCTGATTATGTAAGATCTGAACTTAGAGAAAGAACAGAAGATGGTAAATCTGATATTTACTGGACAACGGATGGTACACACGTAGTATATGTAAAACAAGCAATTACACATTTACCAATTGAAAAAGATCATTTAGTAGCAACACAAATACATGGAGATAAAGAAGCAGGTATTGATGATGCAATGGTATTGCGTTTAGAAGGTTCTAATTTATTTTTAAGTTTTAATGGTAATAAACTTAGAAGTGATGTAACGGTAAAATCTAACTATAGCTTGGGGACAGTTCATGAAGTAATCTTCGAAGTTAAAGATGGTAAGCATTATTGTTACTATAGTGAAGATGGTGATCTAAGAAGTAAATATCTTAATGGTACAGCTTCCTCTTACTTAGTAAAAGATGGTAGTAATAGTGTATTAATGGATATTGATTATGATCAATCCTATTTCAAGATTGGTAATTATACACAAAGTAATGCAGAAGAAGAAGGTAGTTCTACCGGAAATTCTAATAATTATGGTGAAGTAGTGGTTTATGACTTTTTCGTAGATCATGATTAA
- a CDS encoding CatA-like O-acetyltransferase, translated as MKFLDIDNWERKEHFHFFNTFLDPYFSVTTKVDVTAAKAYAKEYSFSFFAIYLHACMRAINSVENFKYRIEGDKVVVHDTIHASATILRPNKTFGFSFIHFSEDLLTFTNNLNREKERIFNSDALFPPQNTLDCIYCSSMPWIPIEGHKEPLKGVKESVPKFAFGKAVATNGVFEMTIAASVNHALIDGYHLSCFFDKFQEFLNSYKK; from the coding sequence ATGAAGTTTTTAGATATAGACAATTGGGAAAGAAAAGAACATTTTCATTTCTTTAATACCTTTTTAGATCCTTATTTTTCAGTAACTACAAAAGTAGATGTGACGGCAGCTAAAGCCTATGCTAAGGAGTATAGTTTTTCTTTTTTTGCTATTTATTTACATGCGTGTATGCGCGCAATAAATTCCGTAGAGAATTTTAAATATAGAATAGAAGGAGATAAGGTAGTCGTACATGATACCATACATGCGTCTGCAACAATATTAAGACCTAATAAAACTTTTGGTTTTTCTTTTATTCATTTTAGTGAAGACCTCTTGACGTTCACCAATAACTTAAACAGAGAAAAAGAACGTATTTTTAATAGTGATGCTTTATTTCCGCCACAAAATACGCTAGATTGTATCTATTGTTCTTCCATGCCTTGGATCCCTATAGAGGGCCATAAAGAGCCATTGAAGGGGGTTAAAGAGTCCGTTCCTAAATTTGCATTTGGGAAAGCCGTAGCAACGAATGGTGTCTTTGAAATGACCATTGCAGCAAGTGTAAATCACGCCTTAATAGATGGGTACCATCTAAGTTGCTTTTTTGATAAATTTCAAGAATTTTTAAATTCATATAAAAAATAG
- a CDS encoding 4a-hydroxytetrahydrobiopterin dehydratase encodes MEALSLLEIERILEQLEGWEYIDGAIETSFQFENFKEAFTIMTRIAFECEAQGHHPDWSNVYNSLHIRLNTHDVEGVTEKDFRLARAIESIIDSE; translated from the coding sequence ATGGAAGCATTAAGTTTACTAGAAATAGAACGAATTTTAGAACAATTAGAGGGTTGGGAATACATTGATGGAGCGATTGAAACCTCTTTTCAATTTGAAAATTTTAAAGAAGCCTTTACCATCATGACGCGTATAGCTTTTGAATGTGAAGCACAAGGGCACCACCCAGATTGGAGCAACGTATACAATTCACTACATATTCGTTTAAACACACACGATGTAGAGGGTGTCACAGAAAAAGACTTTCGATTAGCAAGGGCTATTGAGAGTATTATTGATAGTGAATAA
- a CDS encoding 1-acyl-sn-glycerol-3-phosphate acyltransferase, translating to MQAIAKFIYFKLMGWTLVGDFPDVKKCVMIVVSHTSYTDFFLGLLVRRIWNEEINFIGKKSLFVGPIGWYLKKVGGAPIIRNKNSDTVSAIVDIFNSKEKFRLSLSPEGTRNKVTEWKTGFYFIAKAAKVPVVMVAFDYGKKQIRISKAYFTTDDQEADFKLYKSFFKGVLGRIPKKSYIDE from the coding sequence ATTCAGGCTATTGCAAAATTTATTTATTTTAAACTAATGGGGTGGACACTTGTTGGTGATTTTCCCGATGTTAAAAAGTGTGTCATGATTGTAGTGTCACATACCAGTTATACTGATTTTTTCTTAGGACTCTTAGTGCGGAGAATATGGAATGAAGAAATTAATTTTATAGGTAAAAAAAGTTTGTTCGTAGGGCCCATTGGTTGGTACCTAAAAAAAGTAGGGGGAGCACCAATTATTCGAAATAAAAATAGCGATACCGTCTCAGCTATCGTAGATATCTTTAATTCAAAAGAAAAATTTAGATTGTCTCTGTCGCCAGAAGGAACGCGAAATAAAGTGACGGAATGGAAAACAGGATTTTATTTTATTGCAAAAGCTGCAAAAGTACCTGTAGTTATGGTGGCTTTTGATTACGGTAAAAAGCAAATTAGAATATCAAAAGCATATTTTACTACTGATGATCAAGAAGCTGATTTTAAACTGTATAAGTCTTTTTTTAAAGGCGTATTGGGTAGAATTCCTAAGAAAAGTTATATAGATGAATAG
- the kdsB gene encoding 3-deoxy-manno-octulosonate cytidylyltransferase, producing MKRIAMIPARFAASRFPAKLMQDLQGKPVILRTYEAAVNTHLFDDVFVVTDSEVIFKVIEAAGGKAIMSIKDHECGSDRIAEAVENMDVDIIVNVQGDEPFTEKESLASVLDVFDNDPNEEIDLASLMVKITDWDEISNPNTVKVIVDTNNFALYFSRSPIPYPRAKDVNSIYYKHKGIYAFRKRALMDFQRLPMLQLEATEKIEAIRYLEYGKKLKMVETTVSGIEIDTPEDLERAKKAWK from the coding sequence ATGAAAAGAATTGCAATGATACCTGCACGTTTTGCAGCATCTCGTTTTCCTGCTAAATTAATGCAAGATTTACAAGGGAAACCTGTAATCTTACGTACGTATGAAGCGGCTGTCAATACACATTTGTTTGATGATGTGTTTGTCGTAACCGATAGTGAGGTCATTTTTAAAGTTATTGAAGCTGCTGGAGGAAAAGCAATCATGAGCATCAAGGATCATGAATGTGGGAGTGATCGTATTGCAGAGGCAGTAGAAAATATGGATGTTGATATTATTGTAAACGTTCAGGGAGACGAACCTTTTACCGAAAAGGAAAGCTTAGCGAGTGTGCTCGATGTTTTTGATAATGATCCCAATGAAGAAATAGATCTAGCATCTTTAATGGTGAAAATTACCGATTGGGATGAAATTAGCAACCCTAATACGGTGAAAGTAATTGTAGATACTAATAATTTTGCATTGTATTTTTCTCGCTCCCCAATACCTTATCCAAGAGCGAAAGATGTAAACAGTATTTATTATAAGCATAAAGGTATTTATGCCTTTAGAAAAAGAGCTTTAATGGATTTTCAACGCCTACCTATGTTACAGTTAGAAGCGACCGAAAAAATAGAAGCTATTCGGTATTTAGAATATGGTAAAAAATTGAAAATGGTAGAAACTACCGTTTCAGGAATAGAAATAGATACGCCAGAGGATCTAGAAAGAGCAAAAAAAGCATGGAAGTAA